The genomic segment GAGCCATGAACTTTTACAAAGTATTAAGTTTCTGGAAAAGTGTCTGTCTGGCTTTTCAATGTTAAGTGACCACATTTATGAATGAATCGATAATGGTCTTCCTCGATCTTAGAAATGGCCTTGGGGGCAGGTCACTTGAAAACCCACCCAGCGGGACCCTGGGTAAGCAGTGACCGATATCCTGGTAAACAGAGATGAGACCAGGTGGTCACTGGTCCAGGCACTTTAGAGGTCTCAACTCATTTCTGATTCACGGAGACCCCTGGGATAGTGACTGCCGTGGCCCCAATTTCCACAGAACAAACCAACGCAAAAAGACATCCCATAGCCTCTGCCACTCGCTCACAAATGTGCATAGAGCCCAATTCATGCTGAACATCATCCAAAgccctgaaaaaacaaaaaacaaaaacaaatacaaaaacaaaaccacacccGTGCCCTCAAGGGACTGCAGATCGCATAGTGAAGTCAGGTGATACACTGGTCATCGTAGCAAAGGTTGACCCAGTTCTAGGTATGGGGGGAACCAGGGGGAGGAATCTGGGGCCTGGACACCAGAAGGAAGGCTTCCCTGGGGAGGCGGCGCTGAGCTGGTTTTGGAGGGTAAGTCAGGGCTCTCCAGTGGAGAGGAAGGGCATTCCAGACAACGTGAGCAGGCAGGGAGCTGAGGGATCACGAGAGGCTCACGTGGCCACAACCGGAGGAAGGGCACAGCGAGGGGGCAAGGATGCGGCGGGAGTGGCTGGTGAGGCCAGGTGTGTGCGGTGTGCGGGGTCTGGAGTGCTGTGCCAGCCATTGGAGAGGCAAGGTGCAGAGAACCGGCTGCCCACCAGGCAATCTGCACTTAGTAATTTTTGAAACTTCACAACTATAGATTATCATTAGTCCCAGTTTACAgtgaggaaacaggcccagagaggcacAGGCATTtgtccaggatcacacagctggaaagtggTAGAGCAGGAACTTGATGCTTCAGGCTCCAAGGAACAGGTTGATGAGCGGCAGCTTTCCGAGGGCTGACTCCGGGGACCAGGCTGCCTCCCCAGATCTCTCGCCTCTCTAAGTGGGGTGTGCATCATCGGAGCAGGGATGCCAGGCCTCATCTGCACCTCCTAGGTCAGAATCTCTGGGGCTCTGGGCCCAGGAGAATGCCTCTTAGGGCCTTGAAAACCACAGCTTTGGTCTTCCATttgcacatgaggaaactgaggcccacagggGCCACCTCAGTCCACAGTAGTCCCAGAATGAAATGAACAAGTGACCAAACCCATAAAGCCACTCCCCCCAGTGTGTATTCTTTACCCAGAGATGGGGGAGttggagaagaggggaaggggtgagggagtaGAGGAGCTCCTTGTTCTTTGGGTGCAGGACAAAGGCCACTGGTGGCACTGGAGGGGGATCATCAGTGGACAGGGTCACAGCTTCACCTAGCATGGAATCCAACTCTATTGGTTTCCTGTTGCTggtgtaacaaattatcacaaacctACTGgcttaaaataaacacatttactctcttcctgctcctgagatcagaaatccaaaatcagtCTTATGAAAATCAGGGTGACCATAGGGCTGGTTCCCCAAAGAGACGTCAGAGGACGGTGtcttttcttgcctcttccaaCCTCTATAAGCAGAAAGGCATGTGGccttccttggctcctggccaccttgctccttccctgcttcctcaTCATACCTCCTCTTCTGCTATCACATCTCCCTCTGGCTCCCTCTTGCAAGGGCAGCTGGGACTATGCTGGGCCCACCCGGGCAGTGCAGGCTTATCACTCCCCATGCTCTTCAACTTGATCACTTCTGCGAAGTCCCCTTTATTTTGAAAGAGGACACGTTTGCAGATTCTGTGGATCTGCACTGACATCTTATGATGGGGAGGTCATTAGTCTGCCTACCAGACTCACAAtgagaaaattctctccctttccaattCTCTTCTGATCCTTTTGCCTTCCCCAAGCAGCGTTTTCTCCCTTCCCTAATGCTTGCTCACCTCACCTTCTCACAAAGAGTGAGCCGGCTCAGGCCTGTGATACCTCAGATCGCTCATCTGTAAGGTGGGGGTGATTAGAGTAGGGACTGAATGAGAACACAGGAATGAATTTGGGCTGTGCCCTGCACGTGTTGGCTCTGAACAGAGATTACTTTTTCTCACCGTATTTATGGCAAGTGATACTGATTACCAGTGATTCATTTCCAGAAGTCATATGGAATTTATCTTTATACTAAATTcattagggcgcctggatggctccactggttaagcgtctgctttcggctccggttgtgatcccggggtcctgggatccagctccacatcgggctctctgctcagcggggagtctgcatctccctctcctgctccccctgcttgtgctcactttctgtctctgttaaataaataaataaagctgtaacaaataaataaataaataaataaataaataaataaatccattaagtagaaagaaacaaagaaagaaaggaaggaaggaggaaggagcgTGAGAGccgatttaaaaattattaagtaaatcCAACTATAGGCACTGCACCAAGATGGCAAATCAGGAGTGGGAACCTCAGTGCTGTGCGGCTGCGACAGAGTCCTGCATACCCCAGAAATGCTACTGTGGAGATGATCAGTTTTTGCTGAACAAGTGAAGGATTGATTACCCCCAAGCACTGTATCAGAGGTCTTTCCTGTACTGTCTTGGGCAATCCTGGCAACAGCCTTCTGAGGAAGGTAAGCCTGTTACCCTCTTTTTCCAAGCAAGCAGAAGCTGGGAGATGAGGCCGTGGCAAGGCACTCAGAAAACATGACCAGAGCTGTTGGACTCTCATTCCAACTCGTCCAACTGCTGCTTGGCTGACTTTTAAGACATTTTGCCCCATTGACAGTCCAGTTCCCACTATTTCCATTGCAGTGAAATTAAAAGTGGTTCCCACGCCCCCCCAAAGGGGCACAATTCCTCCTTGAAGCTGCTGTTCAGTTTGGGACCTTGCCCCTTAAAGGGGTTCAGAAATCCTTGGCCACAGGCTCTTAAAGGTCAATGAATCCCTGCACTCGGCTCCCTGCTTTTAAATATATGGCCACCAGAGGGCGGTGTTTAACTTTGTTTCTCCGGCTTCAAGGGCCACCAGAAACCAAAGAgcagagagagtagagagccccaaGATCAGTCAGCCTGGCTGACACCTGGACCAGACTTCCTAAAAGCCCATACCTGGGACAGAGAAGCTGGACCCATGGCAGGCCCCAACATATTCCGAGATGCAGCTCTGGTGTGCAAGAAAGGAAGCCCAAAGGACAGCCTGTTTCCTCCCACACTCCTCCACGCCCTGAAAGTCAAGGCCAGAGGGGGGGGGGGCCCTGGCCAGCCACGGTCTATGGGGCCTATGCACGTTCACCCTTTCTGCAGGCCTTGAGCTGCCTTGAGCTTCTGGACCCGGCAATGCATACAGCTGACCGCTGGGGCACGCACCCTACTCCAGAGGAGGGGCAGGCCTGACACTGACCAGGTGTGGGAGGGCACAAGAGGCTGTGAGCTGCAGCCAGCAGACTCAGGGCTAGAGGCTGCAGGGGGGCCAGGCCTCCTAAGACATGCCAGGGCCCAGGCGTGACAGGGAGACTCAAGTGAGCTTCCTTTAAAAACCGCCTCTAAGGAAGGGGACCCTGGCAATAGGGAAAGGGTAGATGAGGAGTTTGGGGGAAACGCTCCTGACCAGCCTGGGTGCGAGTGACCTTGTCACCTGATTGGAGTGCCTGTCTCCTGCCATAGCCATGGAGCTCAAGGCTCCACCTCAAGGGCCTCAAGGACCCATGGGTTCTGGAGAAAGTGTGAGGCAGTTGagtgaagagaaggaaatggaaaaacaaaggtaTGAGGGAGGTGGAGGCCACAGAGGTCAGCTGCATGGCTTCAGGAAAGGGGACGGGAGGGGAGCTCATCATCAGCCGCAGAAGGCAGGGGCTGGCTGCGGAGCTGGGGTCCGCCCCAAGCATCCCTCCCTCGGTTCCTCCTTTGTAACCTCacctgtcccccagcccctgcccacagGCTGCTAAAAGGGAGGAATTAACCTACAAGGGTGCAAACTGAAGGAGGAATTGTACACCTCAAATGTATGTTGACTAGCGTATATAAAGACTTACAGTCACTGAGTGCTATTCTAGGCACCAATGACTTACGATGGTTACGCCAATCAGCTCACGGGCTGCTCACAGCAACCACGTGGGATCAGATCGTTCCCATTTTCCCTTGAGAAGGCAAGCTGAGGTTAACTAAGTCACTTGTTAAGATTTGCAGTTAGCTTCTCAGCTGGGGTTCAGACCCAAGTCCCCCTGCTCTCAGAGCCTATGTCTGCTGGGAGTCCGTGAGAGAGCCCCTTGCTGGCCTCTACACTGGACTCCCAAAGCAAGTCACCTGTGTGCTTGAGTTTACTACCTAAtcagaaactgaaaaacaataatgaaaatcaCTTCTGATTTCCATCCAACAATAATAATTCCCAGTTtggtatttacatttataaatacacatattaatatatatttttaccataAAATGGTACTTTACAGTCCATTTCATTAAATACTGCTATTAGAACAGAACATCTTTGAATATTACTAAATATTCTACAATCGATTTTTCCATAGCTTCCAAGTATTTCTTCCCTGGGATGATACCCAATTTATTTGCCCTCCTATTGGACATTCAGGTTAGTTACAGTTTGTTATAGTTCTACACAATGCTGTGGCGAATACCCTGAAGAGAGTTTATAGCTCCGTTTAATTCTGCAGGCCGAATGATCAGAAGTGGGGGCTCCAGGTTCATTGCCAGGCCTCGGGTCTACATGGGTGGTCTCTAAGGGGCCTGCCTCTTGAAAAGTCATGGCCCAGCCTTCAGCGAACCAGGCCTGGCAGAGACACTTTAAACAAAGATGGGGCCTCTGTGGCTTTACTCTTCTGAAAGAAAGTACATAGTGCACTTACCCTGTGCCTCCCCTGGGCAGTCGGGCCCTTTGGGATCATTTCATTCCCTGCTCCCTGGTGGGGACAAGTGGTTTCTCAGGACCTGGGAGGGCCTCTCCCACTCGGTTTCCCAAACTCATCCTCTGGGCACCCGTACACTGCAAGGGAGACGCATCCCATGGCACCTGGGTTTCCCGTGGCCTGTCTCCTGATGCGGCTGTAGAGGAGAGCAGGCAGCCTGGCGAGGGTTGGGGGCGCTCCCTGGAAGGCAGCCCCTCTGGCTGGCACAGGGAGCGACCTCCTTCTTCCACCTCAAGGGTCCATGGGGCCTGGACACTTGAGTGAGGGGCAGTTGAATGGGGAGAGTGAAGTAGAGGCAGGAGGGTAGGAGGGAGGTGGTGGCCCCAGAAGCCAGCTGCAGCTTTCTTCCAGTCTGATCTGAGGGAGAGACGTAGCGAGGCCACTACTGAAGCCTGCTCAGGGACAGCTGCCCATTGTCCTTGCCCCTAGGCCCAGGGCCTGCTGGGGTGAAGAGTAAGTCATCTCCAAGCTTCTGGAGAAtggagcccagagagggggaTACTGGCTGTAAGCTCAGAGCAGAGGAGCAGCTGCCGCTCCTGCTTCTAGAGCCTGAGGCAGAGATGGTGTGAGGGGAATGGCAAGGTGAGGAGTCCAGggctctcctcctgcctcagctcTGTAGGGCCCCTATAAGCTGAAACATGAAAGGACTTTGATCAGAGAGGGGCCTGGGGGCCTGCGTGACCCCTGCCGCCAGAAAGAACCTTGCATAGGTAAGTTCCTTCTCACTTTTCCCTGAAGCTCATTCACACTCTCTTCCTTCTATTGCTAtctccctgctgctcctctggGAGAATCCCCAGGTATTGTCCATGGCCCTCATCAGTGTGCCTtcagggtgtgtgtatgtgtgtgtgtgtgtatatgtgtctgtacGCAGAGGGTACCTATAATCAAACGACTGGAAATCTGGCCATAGGCAAGgttcctctctgctcttctgaTTCTCCAGGGCCAGGTTCTTTCCTGGGACCTCCAGAAAGTGTGTCTTCTCTTCGGAAGACCCAAAGATGTGGCTTCTGATGAAATCCACATCCGGTCTGGTGAGGGGGGCTGAGAATGGGGGGTCAGGAtgggacaggggagagagagagagatacagaggaaatgagagacaggagtgaaagggagtgggagagaggccGAGACAGACAGGAGGTGATCATGAAGGAACAGAGAAGTAGAAAGAGACGGAAACAAACTccgaggaagagagagagaagggagggggggagggacagagaggtggCCAGAGCAGTGCTTAGAAAAGAAACACGGAAGGGGGGAGGAAGAACAGGGAAAGAACCTGTGATAGCGAGAAGGCAGGAAAGAGACTGAGATGCAGAGGGGCTGGCCAGAGTGCGGGTGAcggagaaggggaagagagacacaatgaaaggaaaacaagaggaaCCAAGtgaggagaaaggcaggagagaaaggggggaaacaGGAACTGGGAGACAGAGGCAAGAGGGGCGCCCTAGGCACTGGGGACACCAGCCACAGCACCAGTCTGAGCACGCACAGTGGCCCTGGCCCAAGGCCCTTTCCAGGTGTCTGGCAGGGCTGTAGGAGGAGGGGCCGGCACGCAGAAGGTGGCCGCCCCTGGGTGGGGCCCGCAGGCCAAGCCCGCAGGGGTATAAGTCGGAGGCTGGGCCAGCCGAGCACCTGTCAGGGACAGCTCCCTGGTGCAGGTGCCAGACAGGTGGCTCCGGCCGAGCCCAACCCCAGCATGAGCTCCTTCGACCTCCCAGCACCATCCCCAGCTCGCTGCAGCCCCCAGTTCCCCAGCATCGGCCAGGAGCCCCCCGAGATGAGCCTTTACCATGAGAACTTCTTCTACCCACAGGGCGTGCCCAGCCCTCAGCGCCCCCCCTCCTTTGAGGGGGGTGGCGAGTACGGGGCCACCCCCAACCCCTACCTCTGGCTCAATGGGCCAGCCATGACTCCACCGCCCTACCTGCCGGGCACCAACGccagccccttcctgccccaggccTACGGTGTGCAGAGGCAGCTGCTGCCCGGTATGTCTGGTCTGGGGGGCGGCGACCTGGGCTGGCTGCCCATCCCCTCGCAGGAGGAGCTGATGAAGCTGGTGCGGCCCCCCTATTCCTACTCGGCTCTCATTGCCATGGCCATCCACGGGGCGCCCGACAAGCGCCTCACCCTCAGCCAGATCTACCAGTACGTGGCCGACAACTTCCCCTTCTACAACAAGAGCAAGGCCGGCTGGCAGAACTCCATCCGCCACAACCTGTCTCTCAATGACTGCTTCAAGAAGGTGCCCCGTGATGAGGACGACCCAGGTAAGGGAGCTGCCGGGGCAGTGTGGGGCCGGGGGAGCCAGCCTCTGATGCCCCCAAGGAAGTCTCCTGTCATTCCTCCCCAGCACCCCATTCTAGAAAGTTCTTACCTGGCTGTGTCCCCTGAGACAGGGGGCTGAAGGTTGTCAGCAGTGAAGGAGCCTGGGAGAGCCCCGGAGGCAGGGTTTTGATCCTGGTTGCACCACTGAGCGGTTAGCCACTCTAGGCATTTTagatctctgagcctcagtttccccatctgaaaaacAGGGATGGTAACTGTGGCTCCTTTGCAGGCCTGTGATGGGGGTCATGAGAGAATGCATGCAAGGGTTTGGGTGCTTGCAAAAGCCCAAGAGTCCACAGTAATTGTGATCACTCTGAGTCCCGGGCACCCAGCTCATAGGAAGTCCCTAGGAGGATTTGGACGTGGCAAAGCCCAAGTGCACTCAGACCCCTGGGGAGAAATCTGAATTGGTCAGACACACAGGAAGAGCCACATTGTGCTGCCTGCTCAGTTGCATACTATTAACCCACCCCTGCCGGCGGCTCTGGCGGAACCCATTGTCCAGATGAGGGGAGTGACACTCAGCAAGGAAGcagcctgcccaaggtcacccagagtGGAGGGAAAGCCCTGGAGCCCGAATCTGAATGGAGGTCTCTCTAACACCAAAGACTACCAACTCTTCCTTTTTAATGATGAATTTCTATAATGCAGGGACATTCAGAATATATTAAATACTCAGATATGCATTTCCCAGAATTAAAGTCTGTTCTTGTGCCCCCATGGGAAGCCAGGGCATGGCTCAAAGCCCCACCTCCGGCTGCTAGGAGGCTAGCAGGCACAGAGCTAGGGGCCCCCCAGGGAGGGTGAGTGTCCAGTTCCATGACTGGCCTCACCCACAGGCCCAGCTCAGGCCCTCCCTCCAGAAGGCACCTCCTGGTGACAGGCACCCCCTACACA from the Mustela nigripes isolate SB6536 chromosome 12, MUSNIG.SB6536, whole genome shotgun sequence genome contains:
- the FOXI1 gene encoding forkhead box protein I1 — translated: MSSFDLPAPSPARCSPQFPSIGQEPPEMSLYHENFFYPQGVPSPQRPPSFEGGGEYGATPNPYLWLNGPAMTPPPYLPGTNASPFLPQAYGVQRQLLPGMSGLGGGDLGWLPIPSQEELMKLVRPPYSYSALIAMAIHGAPDKRLTLSQIYQYVADNFPFYNKSKAGWQNSIRHNLSLNDCFKKVPRDEDDPGKGNYWTLDPNCEKMFDNGNFRRKRKRKSDVSSSTGSLASEKTENSLLTGSPKMAEAQDILDSASPGTTGSPEKPPSPSPPGTPCLNSFLSTMTAYVSGSSPASRPVATPGLSPEPTDKMGQNLLNFSSYTPLTNLSGHGGGGEWANPMPANALGYGGSVLNQFSPHFYNSINTNSVLYPREGTEV